One window of the Panulirus ornatus isolate Po-2019 chromosome 12, ASM3632096v1, whole genome shotgun sequence genome contains the following:
- the LOC139751871 gene encoding mitochondrial amidoxime reducing component 2-like produces MLEKTAVGVAVSVGVGALAGWWAWRRYTSLQLPDEWEEVGEVSDLTIFPLKSGRGVSVEQAQATTHGLAHGDLQDRSFLVVQAKDCRFVTCRQAGRLTMVALTLEDHTVTLEADGFPPIKFDLQKALREWKIVHTKVWTYYARGVDCGDEAAKWLTTVLFNGETEVRLLYKGNLVEDRPARRMDYYDFPRYRNKDRTYYADTCAYLLTSESSLKDLNDRLEDPVTMARFRANIIVRGAPPFDEDDWAFVKIGQVVLRLIKPCQRCITTTVDPTTGERNPEQEPLASLRRFRILSEPPSLAKAWEAKPIFGINMGIDVTGPVKVGDKVLVARASVNPQMTIF; encoded by the exons ATGTTGGAGAAGACAGCGGTGGGCGTGGCTGTGAGCGTGGGTGTGGGAGCGCTTGCTGGCTGGTGGGCGTGGAGACGATACACCTCGTTACAACTTCCTGATGA gtgggaggaggtgggcgaGGTCAGCGACCTGACCATCTTCCCGCTCAAGTCTGGTCGGGGCGTGTCGGTGGAGCAAGCCCAGGCCACCACCCATGGCCTCGCTCATGGTGACCTCCAGGACAG GTCCTTCCTGGTGGTACAGGCAAAAGACTGTAGATTTGTGACGTGTCGCCAAGCAGGACGACTGACAATGGTGGCGCTGACATTAGAAGACCACACCGTCACACTTGAGGCTGACGGCTTCCCGCCAATCAAGTTTGACCTACAAAAAGCTCTCAGAGAGTGGAAGATTGTCCACACCAA GGTCTGGACTTATTATGCGCGAGGCGTAGACTGTGGAGACGAAGCTGCCAAGTGGCTTACCACTGTCCTCTTCAACGGCGAGACGGAGGTTCGACTGTTGTACAAAGGAAACTTGGTGGAGGACAGACCAGCTCGCAGAATGGACTACTATGACTTCCCACGGTATCGGAATAAAGATAGA ACGTACTACGCGGACACCTGCGCCTACCTATTGACGTCAGAGTCGTCGCTGAAAGACCTCAACGACCGCTTGGAAGACCCCGTCACCATGGCTCGTTTCCGGGCCAACATCATCGTCCGAGGGGCGCCGCCGTTCGACGAGGACGACTGGGCCTTCGTGAAGATCGGCCAAGTGGTCCTCAGGCTGATCAAGCCCTGCCAGAG GTGTATAACAACGACAGTGGATCCTACCACAGGTGAAAGGAACCCCGAACAGGAACCTCTCGCCTCCCTCCGTAG GTTCCGGATACTGAGCGAGCCGCCCAGTTTGGCTAAGGCTTGGGAGGCCAAGCCTATCTTTGGCATTAACATGGGCATTGACGTCACAGGACCAGTGAAAGTAGGGGATAAGGTGCTGGTAGCCAGAGCCTCAGTGAACCCACAGATGACAATCTTCTAA